A window of the Anoplolepis gracilipes chromosome 11, ASM4749672v1, whole genome shotgun sequence genome harbors these coding sequences:
- the LOC140670871 gene encoding very long chain fatty acid elongase AAEL008004 isoform X1, which produces MSIIMQYIDRFHDMLDKHADTRTTDWLLMSSPFPTLFICLTYVYVVKTLGPKLMENRKPFQFKNTLVVYNLFQVIFSAWLFYEIGISGWLTGDYSLRCQPVDYSDRPEVLRMVHASWWYYFSKFTEFMDTIFFVMRKKNNHVSTLHVIHHGCMPMSVWFGVKFTPGGHSTFFGLLNTFVHIVMYTYYLLAAMGPKMQPYLWWKKYLTAFQMLQFIAIMVHAFQLLFIECNYPKAFVWWIGLHAVMFLFLFKEFYQQSYSQKKPRKSGAVMANGVAKDDQAKNGKHANGVSNGIVNGGTNGVANGSIANGVANGSSPRRRDAADYYVKGESLATELSLRKSFANVE; this is translated from the exons ATGTCgattataatgcaatatatagaCCGGTTCCACGATATGTTGGACAAACACGCAG aTACAAGGACGACTGATTGGTTGTTGATGAGTTCGCCTTTTCCCACGTTGTTCATTTGCCTCACTTATGTCTACGTCGTCAAAACATTGGGTCCGAAACTTATGGAGAACCGAAAACCTTTCCAGTTTAAGAATACCCTGGTAGTCTACAATCTGTTTCAAGTGATCTTCTCTGCATGGCTGTTTTATGAG ATAGGGATATCCGGCTGGCTGACTGGAGACTATTCTCTAAGGTGTCAACCTGTAGACTACAGCGACAGACCTGAAGTACTAAGG ATGGTCCACGCAAGCTGGTGGTATTACTTCTCGAAATTTACCGAATTCATGGACACG ATTTTCTTTGTGATGAGAAAGAAGAACAATCACGTGTCTACCCTGCATGTGATTCATCATGGTTGTATGCCCATGTCGGTCTGGTTTGGTGTCAAGTTCACACCCG GCGGCCACTCGACCTTCTTCGGCTTATTAAACACCTTTGTCCACATCGTGATGTATACGTATTACCTTCTGGCGGCGATGGGTCCAAAGATGCAACCGTATCTTTGGTGGAAGAAGTATCTGACTGCATTCCAGATGCTGCAGTTCATCGCCATCATGGTCCACGCCTTCCAGTTGCTCTTCATCGAGTGCAACTATCCAAAGGCGTTCGTCTGGTGGATCGGTCTGCACGCCGTCAtgttcctcttcctcttcaaGGAGTTCTACCAGCAGAGCTACTCCCAGAAGAAGCCTAGGAAGTCGGGCGCCGTGATGGCAAATGGTGTCGCCAAAGATGATCAAGCGAAGAACGGCAAACACGCCAACGGCGTCTCCAACGGCATCGTCAACGGAGGGACGAACGGCGTCGCGAACGGCAGCATCGCTAACGGCGTCGCCAACGGTTCCTCGCCCAGGAGGAGGGATGCCGCCGATTATTACGTGAAAGGCGAAAGCTTAGCGACCGAGCTCAGCCTCCGAAAATCGTTCGCGAATGTCGAGTGA
- the LOC140670871 gene encoding very long chain fatty acid elongase AAEL008004 isoform X2 → MSIIMQYIDRFHDMLDKHADTRTTDWLLMSSPFPTLFICLTYVYVVKTLGPKLMENRKPFQFKNTLVVYNLFQVIFSAWLFYECLMGGWWDQYSLRCQPVDYSNSPTAIRMVHASWWYYFSKFTEFMDTIFFVMRKKNNHVSTLHVIHHGCMPMSVWFGVKFTPGGHSTFFGLLNTFVHIVMYTYYLLAAMGPKMQPYLWWKKYLTAFQMLQFIAIMVHAFQLLFIECNYPKAFVWWIGLHAVMFLFLFKEFYQQSYSQKKPRKSGAVMANGVAKDDQAKNGKHANGVSNGIVNGGTNGVANGSIANGVANGSSPRRRDAADYYVKGESLATELSLRKSFANVE, encoded by the exons ATGTCgattataatgcaatatatagaCCGGTTCCACGATATGTTGGACAAACACGCAG aTACAAGGACGACTGATTGGTTGTTGATGAGTTCGCCTTTTCCCACGTTGTTCATTTGCCTCACTTATGTCTACGTCGTCAAAACATTGGGTCCGAAACTTATGGAGAACCGAAAACCTTTCCAGTTTAAGAATACCCTGGTAGTCTACAATCTGTTTCAAGTGATCTTCTCTGCATGGCTGTTTTATGAG TGTCTGATGGGCGGATGGTGGGACCAGTATAGTCTTCGCTGCCAGCCGGTGGATTATTCCAACAGTCCCACCGCGATAAGG ATGGTCCACGCAAGCTGGTGGTATTACTTCTCGAAATTTACCGAATTCATGGACACG ATTTTCTTTGTGATGAGAAAGAAGAACAATCACGTGTCTACCCTGCATGTGATTCATCATGGTTGTATGCCCATGTCGGTCTGGTTTGGTGTCAAGTTCACACCCG GCGGCCACTCGACCTTCTTCGGCTTATTAAACACCTTTGTCCACATCGTGATGTATACGTATTACCTTCTGGCGGCGATGGGTCCAAAGATGCAACCGTATCTTTGGTGGAAGAAGTATCTGACTGCATTCCAGATGCTGCAGTTCATCGCCATCATGGTCCACGCCTTCCAGTTGCTCTTCATCGAGTGCAACTATCCAAAGGCGTTCGTCTGGTGGATCGGTCTGCACGCCGTCAtgttcctcttcctcttcaaGGAGTTCTACCAGCAGAGCTACTCCCAGAAGAAGCCTAGGAAGTCGGGCGCCGTGATGGCAAATGGTGTCGCCAAAGATGATCAAGCGAAGAACGGCAAACACGCCAACGGCGTCTCCAACGGCATCGTCAACGGAGGGACGAACGGCGTCGCGAACGGCAGCATCGCTAACGGCGTCGCCAACGGTTCCTCGCCCAGGAGGAGGGATGCCGCCGATTATTACGTGAAAGGCGAAAGCTTAGCGACCGAGCTCAGCCTCCGAAAATCGTTCGCGAATGTCGAGTGA